From a region of the Mercurialis annua linkage group LG1-X, ddMerAnnu1.2, whole genome shotgun sequence genome:
- the LOC126660333 gene encoding protein IQ-DOMAIN 13 isoform X1 gives MGKKGSWFSAIKKVFLPNSKDKLAKESDQKSTKEKKKKGLGKLRHGDTNSFIPKFREPSSIEKILDEAEREHKLVFRPPTPPEQPRTPPFVPKAASPRVPSQRVPSPRAVSPRVSPPRAASPRVASPRPPSPKNVHRPKEIYYRPEPTLRNHHASATKIQAAYRGYTARRSFRALKGLVRLQGVVRGQSVKRQTMNAMKYMQMLVRVQSQIQSRRIQMLENQARRQAQIRNDKEVESTLGKWSLASEAGNNEDWDDSLLTKEEIEARLQKKVDAVIKRERAMSYAYSHQQLWKSTPKSAQSALGDIRSNGFPWWWNWLERQVPPTSTPETQGIKNFQLTPPRPHSEMKPSPRPPSSSNNKLQHFTFDGMDTPTPRSSKSVAFVSTRQARPPIHRTPQANTSKYSRARASGGESPFDLPLKDDDSLMSCPPFSVPNYMAATASAKAKVRANSNPKERFPGTPSSEKRRLSFPLTQGISSFKWNKGSLFSSGKDSNSQKGGLDQNQTLHSIGNLSVDSSTVSMPASVGRKPFNRFV, from the exons ATGGGAAAGAAAGGGAGTTGGTTTTCTGCAATCAAGAAGGTCTTTTTACCAAATTCCAAAGACAAACTAGCTAAA GAATCAGATCAGAAAAGCactaaagaaaagaagaaaaaggggCTAGGAAAACTTAGACATGGCGATACCAATTCATTCATTCCTAAGTTTAGAGAACCGAGCAGCATTGAGAAAATTTTGGACGAGGCAGAAAGGGAGCATAAATTAGTTTTCAGGCCTCCAACACCTCCAGAGCAACCAAGAACACCACCTTTTGTACCGAAAGCTGCTTCTCCGAGGGTTCCTTCTCAAAGAGTTCCGTCCCCTAGAGCGGTTTCTCCTAGAGTTTCTCCCCCAAGAGCAGCATCTCCGAGGGTTGCTTCCCCCCGGCCACCTTCTCCTAAGAATGTTCATCGTCCTAAGGAGATATACTACAGACCGGAACCGACTCTGAGGAATCACCATGCTTCGGCTACCAAGATCCAAGCAGCCTATAGAGGCTACACT GCAAGGAGGAGTTTTAGAGCTTTGAAAGGTTTGGTGAGGCTTCAAGGAGTAGTACGAGGACAGAGTGTAAAGCGGCAGACGATGAATGCAATGAAGTACATGCAGATGTTGGTCCGTGTCCAATCTCAAATTCAGTCACGGAGGATCCAAATGTTAGAAAACCAAGCACGACGACAAGCTCAAATCAGGAACGATAAAGAAGTAGAAAGTACCTTAGGCAAATGGAGCCTGGCT TCTGAGGCAGGTAATAATGAAGATTGGGACGACAGCTTGCTAACTAAGGAAGAAATTGAGGCAAGGTTGCAGAAAAAGGTGGATGCAGTTATTAAAAGAGAGAGAGCTATGTCCTATGCATATTCCCACCAG CAGTTATGGAAGTCTACTCCAAAATCTGCTCAATCAGCTTTAGGAGATATACGTTCGAATGGGTTTCCCTGGTGGTGGAACTGGTTAGAACGTCAGGTACCACCAACAAGTACACCTGAAACCCAAGGCATAAAGAATTTTCAACTTACACCACCAAGGCCACATTCCGAAATGAAGCCTAGTCCACGGCCACCATCATCAAGCAACAATAAGCTACAGCATTTTACGTTTGATGGTATGGACACTCCGACGCCAAGATCCTCAAAGTCGGTTGCATTTGTTTCGACGAGGCAAGCACGACCTCCAATACACCGAACTCCACAAGCCAACACGTCGAAATATTCAAGAGCAAGAGCTAGCGGAGGTGAATCCCCATTTGATCTTCCATTGAAGGACGATGATAGCCTCATGAGCTGCCCACCCTTTTCGGTACCAAACTACATGGCTGCAACAGCTTCCGCTAAAGCGAAAGTACGAGCGAATAGTAATCCTAAGGAGCGGTTTCCGGGTACACCGAGCAGTGAAAAGAGGAGGCTTTCATTCCCTCTAACACAAGGCATCAGTTCTTTCAAgtggaacaaaggatcattgtTCTCTTCCGGTAAGGATTCGAATTCACAAAAGGGTGGTTTAGATCAAAATCAAACACTTCACTCCATAGGAAATTTGAGTGTTGATTCATCAACAGTCTCTATGCCGGCTTCTGTTGGAAGAAAGCCATTTAACAGATTTGTGTGA
- the LOC126660333 gene encoding protein IQ-DOMAIN 13 isoform X2, translated as MGKKGSWFSAIKKVFLPNSKDKLAKESDQKSTKEKKKKGLGKLRHGDTNSFIPKFREPSSIEKILDEAEREHKLVFRPPTPPEQPRTPPFVPKAASPRVPSQRVPSPRAVSPRVSPPRAASPRVASPRPPSPKNVHRPKEIYYRPEPTLRNHHASATKIQAAYRGYTARRSFRALKGLVRLQGVVRGQSVKRQTMNAMKYMQMLVRVQSQIQSRRIQMLENQARRQAQIRNDKEVESTLGKWSLASEAGNNEDWDDSLLTKEEIEARLQKKVDAVIKRERAMSYAYSHQLWKSTPKSAQSALGDIRSNGFPWWWNWLERQVPPTSTPETQGIKNFQLTPPRPHSEMKPSPRPPSSSNNKLQHFTFDGMDTPTPRSSKSVAFVSTRQARPPIHRTPQANTSKYSRARASGGESPFDLPLKDDDSLMSCPPFSVPNYMAATASAKAKVRANSNPKERFPGTPSSEKRRLSFPLTQGISSFKWNKGSLFSSGKDSNSQKGGLDQNQTLHSIGNLSVDSSTVSMPASVGRKPFNRFV; from the exons ATGGGAAAGAAAGGGAGTTGGTTTTCTGCAATCAAGAAGGTCTTTTTACCAAATTCCAAAGACAAACTAGCTAAA GAATCAGATCAGAAAAGCactaaagaaaagaagaaaaaggggCTAGGAAAACTTAGACATGGCGATACCAATTCATTCATTCCTAAGTTTAGAGAACCGAGCAGCATTGAGAAAATTTTGGACGAGGCAGAAAGGGAGCATAAATTAGTTTTCAGGCCTCCAACACCTCCAGAGCAACCAAGAACACCACCTTTTGTACCGAAAGCTGCTTCTCCGAGGGTTCCTTCTCAAAGAGTTCCGTCCCCTAGAGCGGTTTCTCCTAGAGTTTCTCCCCCAAGAGCAGCATCTCCGAGGGTTGCTTCCCCCCGGCCACCTTCTCCTAAGAATGTTCATCGTCCTAAGGAGATATACTACAGACCGGAACCGACTCTGAGGAATCACCATGCTTCGGCTACCAAGATCCAAGCAGCCTATAGAGGCTACACT GCAAGGAGGAGTTTTAGAGCTTTGAAAGGTTTGGTGAGGCTTCAAGGAGTAGTACGAGGACAGAGTGTAAAGCGGCAGACGATGAATGCAATGAAGTACATGCAGATGTTGGTCCGTGTCCAATCTCAAATTCAGTCACGGAGGATCCAAATGTTAGAAAACCAAGCACGACGACAAGCTCAAATCAGGAACGATAAAGAAGTAGAAAGTACCTTAGGCAAATGGAGCCTGGCT TCTGAGGCAGGTAATAATGAAGATTGGGACGACAGCTTGCTAACTAAGGAAGAAATTGAGGCAAGGTTGCAGAAAAAGGTGGATGCAGTTATTAAAAGAGAGAGAGCTATGTCCTATGCATATTCCCACCAG TTATGGAAGTCTACTCCAAAATCTGCTCAATCAGCTTTAGGAGATATACGTTCGAATGGGTTTCCCTGGTGGTGGAACTGGTTAGAACGTCAGGTACCACCAACAAGTACACCTGAAACCCAAGGCATAAAGAATTTTCAACTTACACCACCAAGGCCACATTCCGAAATGAAGCCTAGTCCACGGCCACCATCATCAAGCAACAATAAGCTACAGCATTTTACGTTTGATGGTATGGACACTCCGACGCCAAGATCCTCAAAGTCGGTTGCATTTGTTTCGACGAGGCAAGCACGACCTCCAATACACCGAACTCCACAAGCCAACACGTCGAAATATTCAAGAGCAAGAGCTAGCGGAGGTGAATCCCCATTTGATCTTCCATTGAAGGACGATGATAGCCTCATGAGCTGCCCACCCTTTTCGGTACCAAACTACATGGCTGCAACAGCTTCCGCTAAAGCGAAAGTACGAGCGAATAGTAATCCTAAGGAGCGGTTTCCGGGTACACCGAGCAGTGAAAAGAGGAGGCTTTCATTCCCTCTAACACAAGGCATCAGTTCTTTCAAgtggaacaaaggatcattgtTCTCTTCCGGTAAGGATTCGAATTCACAAAAGGGTGGTTTAGATCAAAATCAAACACTTCACTCCATAGGAAATTTGAGTGTTGATTCATCAACAGTCTCTATGCCGGCTTCTGTTGGAAGAAAGCCATTTAACAGATTTGTGTGA
- the LOC126672154 gene encoding F-box/kelch-repeat protein At3g23880-like, producing MARDNLTKLRSSNQNTMIMKKTKKMSGYSPEEVLVQILSRLRVKSILKFSCVCKLWNCIIKTPHFISAFSSNSHSHYFLLCPAYYCSEYYLNFDNKDLDEYMSLHPPFNRASYFTVIGSSNGLVCFGTFSYSEFIIWNPSIRKSLLIRESNFLIVSFTSQKLCGFGFDSRTNDYKLLVARFLADSISEVLLYSLNFTSWKKITNVACKCREDINWLIDPSFVDGRFYWPIIAETKNVVLVFDLRDEMF from the coding sequence ATGGCAAGAgataatttgacaaaattacGTTCATCTAACCAAAATACTATGATAATGAAAAAAACAAAGAAGATGTCAGGATACTCGCCTGAAGAGGTTTTAGTTCAAATATTAAGCAGATTGCGTGTCAAGTCCATTTTGAAATTCAGTTGTGTCTGCAAATTATGGAATTGTATCATCAAAACCCCTCATTTTATCTCTGCTTTCTCATCTAACAGTCATAGCCATTACTTCCTTTTGTGTCCCGCCTATTACTGTAGCGAATACTATCTGAATTTCGACAACAAAGATCTCGATGAGTACATGTCTCTCCATCCGCCTTTCAACCGAGCCAGTTACTTCACTGTGATTGGCTCTAGTAACGGTCTTGTCTGTTTCGGTACCTTTAGCTATAGTGAGTTTATTATTTGGAACCCTTCCATTAGAAAATCCTTGCTCATACGCGAATCTAATTTTCTTATTGTCAGTTTTACCTCCCAAAAGTTATGtgggtttggttttgattcaagAACCAACGATTACAAATTGTTAGTGGCTCGGTTTTTGGCTGACTCTATTAGCGAGGTCCTTCTCTATTCGCTCAATTTTACTTCTTGGAAGAAAATCACTAATGTTGCTTGCAAGTGTAGAGAAGATATCAATTGGTTAATTGATCCTTCTTTCGTCGATGGAAGATTCTATTGGCCAATAATTGCTGAGACAAAGAATGTGGTGTTGGTATTTGACTTAAGGGATGAGATGTTTTGA